The genomic stretch gcagaattttgtttttctgctctgtaccagtggggttcccattccacttggttcactccttttcccAACCAAGGCTAAGTAGTtatagatactagttttatttttctaattcttttattggttgtttgtactcaaattttggttcgatgattcgaagatttttgaggtgattttccaaagcttgtgtttcaacttgcggatgtatggtaggatatcgtttttgaagttgtatcattcaaggtactcatttatcgctttctatagcataacatgttaaggaaacttttcatttgtacaattaccataccattcattcttttgcattacttgcttattgattgaatcactttagttcccaaaccataaatgtgaggaagctttccattgtttacatatgctggaggccacaatctttgttttaactggattttattatgcttaatcttttgtttatgttgattttatgaaagcatgaaaaggatcaaggcattttgtttcattttgagcacaaccaccataaccaaatagtcaattcaccttgtgagtgtgtgatcatttgttaaccctttttagctttttgtcaatgtccatgttgtttttgctaaatgcttatctttgagtgtttagttgtcatttttgcatggatgattgattctttgttttcttgaaccctcaaacatgattttttgtatgaatttttaccttgccttagaagtagggagtattcatatgatggtgtggttgaattcaagttggggagagaaatggttgtgtacttatttggttgttgctatgaggttgaaaagaaagaaaaagaagaaaaaaaagtgaaaagaaaagaaaaagaaagaaaaaagcaaaaaagttttgaaaaagaaaaagaaaagagaagtgaataattgtgataataagtattgtgattggtttgagaaacttgtggttaaggaagaagtttaatcgagattttgttgtttgaatctttggtggattgatcactcccttaggtttaggcaagtttttgtttcgattagccttaggacatatcccttgtttgttaaccaagccacattacaaccttgaaaagtccttgtgattcttgcttttgtatcttcaatgtgatttttggatgaatgcataatttaatcttttgtttgcaagattgttggatgagtgttaaaagtccctcacctttgtgtgttcttcatccattgatgaaattttgctaggtgtgattcatgagatagcatgtattggtttagaatgttttgcatgatttttgtacttaggattagtttcatttatatgttgtcgttgtagtatagtggtaagtatttactttgtttatacgtttttatattgagccatacatttgtttttggtttttctaaacttgttgattcacaattctttggtttattactttcaattctttgatttatttgacattgtttgaggacaaacaaagtttcaagttggggagagtttgataagtgccaaaatgtacttattttgtgtatgtaaatagtggcacttatcgatacttttgttaataccgtttgaataattcctcgttttgtgtataaatacgtatactttgtgaataattgtattttcatatacttttataccatttgatagtttttcctttgtttttataggtattcatgcttattggagccttgaggaataaagtgtcaaaggcacggcttcgatttcgcagttttggtgcaagcccgcttagccaccatcaagcggacttccaaagactcaaaataaggatgatcaaaatcttcaatttggtttccattcattcattattggatagatcattgaataagctttccaacgcttcgaaccgggcgtaattcggagttacggttctcaacttatggcgaaaacaagatttcacttttgctgtgagtccgctgagcggagggggtccgctgagcggagctccagcggagaaaatcagagtctggatgcaattttgagtccgctgagcggagggggtccgctaagcggacctgctaagacagcatctcgttaaaaggggcaaaaaccacatttttaggttatgggttgggtatttttgagtcccaactccatcattttcattcttagatcaaaattagcttagaaaacaacttcggaggttgcataaggatgatcgggggtggatgagcgtcgaacggagctgacaaaccgggagatttttgattcatttctcttcttctttgtgtatttctctttggttgggtttgtttgtatatttacttgaatcttatgtatatttaccgattataatgttatgtttaacttgctttacaaatctgtgttgatattatcctggatttttgctctatgctggggatttggggtgctttagagataaacttcttgaatctttatctaggatgataatctgttggttctgaactctagagatagatttagagctagcattcactgtgggtatctgtacgtaatgctttcgtgtttgagcagcgcgcgagagatcgccgacgcgagaacacagatgttctcgtgactttgcgttagagataaccttagttgtgagatgatctcgtttgtgctccagagatggacgcttatgtgagagatacgtgataacatagatgagtatcgtaggttgagtataacgggttggtaagtgtatgtttgtgaagagtgaatatatttacattcctgataagttatttctcttctaagaatgtgtttattcttttcctgtctatatctttgtttactttttgctcatttaaacccaagctcgaaatcatagaaactattgaatggcatctctccatctctgtggacgataattcctggatcaatatttccaaatcttttttgttgcttgccctatactacATTCAACATTATTGTTGTTACTATTCATTATAATACCACAAATGAGATTAGAGTGAGAAAAGATAAATGGATTATGGATGTAAGAGAGAAGGAAAGTAAGAATAATTTCTCTCAAGACACTTTTAGTATAAAAATTAGATGTCCATTAATATTGAGAACTGTGTCAAGTGATAGCGGTTGGAAGGTGACGGTTATGTATGGAATTTACAATCACGAACTAGCTAAGAATTTATATGGTCATGACATATTAGGGCGTTTTAAACATAATGAAAGACAGTTTTAGAATGCCATGACAAAATACAATATAGTTCTCAAATACATAGTTGCTTCTTTGAAAGAGAGACCTATAAAATCTGGCGAGCATTACACATGTGTATAAGGCAAAGACAAAAGAGACTCATTAACTGAAATACAACATTTATTGAGTCTAATTCATGATGAGAAATACATGTACTGGACCAGAAACAGGATCGAATAAAATGTTATTGATAATATATTTTAGATAGATTCTGATTCAGTGAAGTTGTTGAACATATTTCATTTCCCAATAATTTTTTATTCTAGGTAGAAAACAAACTAGTACCACCTTCCTCAAAAATGTAActtttcatttattttgattatgGGTCAATTATTTGGGTTTTCAAGCTAAATTTAAGTTTGGTTGGTACAAGAGTAGTCAATTTAGTCCTCCAATTGTAgtctttgagaatttctttgatTTCAAATGCTACAAAAACAGAAGATTCAGCACTTCCTTTTAAAGACTGAAAATGTAAAAATTCATATTTCTTTGTAGATCGTGATGAAGACAACTTGAGTACATGTTGTAGCCATAATATATCATGTATCCAAAAAATAACCCTGATCTCATTTTTCATGTACtccttttgttttttcttctaaTAAAAATGTAAGACAGAGATGGATCCAACACTGATTACAACAAATACATCAATGAAAATTGTTCCtgataaagaaaataaatggaCAAGACAAATCTAATTTGAGCTTCAATGTTAACTagcaaattataagaaattagaaAATAACTACAAGTTACAAGCTGTTCGAAAATGTCATTCTCTTCTCTTTTCGGCTAGTTTCCACCTTTAAGTTTTTCCATTAGTAGATGCGCAACTGATTCATATCCCATTTCCCGAGCTTCATTTCAgtcaatcaaagaaaacaagTAAGAACAATGTACATGATATAATAAGTCAATCGAAACAAACTTAGAGAGACTAACCTTGGTGTATTGCGATCCCAGTTGGCGGCATCTTTCGTTTCCTCAGGCATATTGAACTAGAAATCAATTAAGGTAAAAAAATACACACAGCATCTTGAATCAGATCAGAACTTTAGGAAATGTATATTGTGTATATTGATAGTATCTAAAAAGAACAAGTAGTTGCTGAACTTGAATATTCTTTCTTTCTACCTGTTACATATCCAGTAAGGGTTTATTCCTTTCTCTTCTGTGCAATGTGGACACATCCATTCCTTGTTCTCTCTCACTTCTTCTATTTCTACAGCAGAAACACGGTGAACAGTTTCAAACTATCAATTTGAGGCATTTCATTAAGCACTATTTATAATTTTCAGGTGTATCATATTTGTGCATGACTGTTTGTACCTTCACCATACCGAACCTTGAGACAGGCTCTACAAAATACACCCTGGCTCGAGTGACACACTGAACAATCAGTCTTTCCTGTTTTGAATATGCAGAGAATAAATTAGAGCAGCAAAAATCCGTGCAAAGAATGCAAAATAAGACATCACTCAATTCGTACCTAAACAAGGTTCGTTCACATCACAATCCCCACATCTTTTGCAATCTTCTTCCCCGCACAATTTCTTTTGCCTGCATTGATATTTCGCATTATTGTATTCTTGTCATTACTAACGTACGCACACACAAATCAGTTATGAAACATATCAGTAAAACGGCAAGCGAATATGGACCTGCAAAAGTGGCAGCATATTCCCAATACTGGATTGTAGATACTGCCTCTACCCTTGCTGTTGCAGCGCCTTGCAGAATTCTCTGCTGAAAGAAAATGCTCTACATCCTTCGAATTTAGTTCAATAAAAGGTGCATTAGCAGGCCTGTTCTCTTCTTCACCTAAATCTGTAGTTAGTAGTTACAATGCATCATTATACTTCACGGAatacaaatcaaataaaaatagtcaaaacaaaatcaaataaaaatagtgttTATTTTTCTACCTCGTTTCGGGGTAACAGCGTAGCTGAAACTACTCGTCAAACGGCAAGATCTTCGTGGCGGAAGATTATCAAGAGCCGCGGCCGCGGTGGTGGTACCTTCGGTGACACCCTTGATTCGCTGAGATCGGCGGAGGGGAGTGAGACCGTAAACCCTTTTGGTATATGGACGCTCTTTTTTAGTTGGAGTAGAAATTTGTCGAAGCTTGGAAACTGAATTCAAAATTCCCAGAGATTCCAACCTAGCCTTGTTCTCTGACAAGCGAGCGTTTCTGAGAGCTTCGTAATCGGATTTTGATGAATCTGACATCTTCGTCTTCCCCATTTCGCTTTTTTCTTTGAGGGTTTTGGTTTTTCTTCAGAAACAACGAAGCAACACTCGCTGTGTAGAATGAACGAACGAACGAATGTGTAACGGCTATATTTTGCTTTTATACAGTTTTACGCGCTCAcggcattttattttttaatatattgaaattgtaaatatatttttaattgagttaaaaggtagtgcactgacagtgtaaaataattttacactatcatccaatagaaaatcataaaggtgccatgtcattaagttttttttaaataaaaaaatggtttaattggatacatgggtggtgattggttgacagtgtaaaaatattttacattgtgagtgcatcaccccttttctctttttaattatgtttttaaattgaatttataaattaaatttataagtaAAACATACATTTGATTTGATGattaaattagttaattaaaaattaataaaaaaaacttatatgtgggtatatttgtaatttttaattgaattttgttacgtatctgttttttattcaa from Vicia villosa cultivar HV-30 ecotype Madison, WI linkage group LG4, Vvil1.0, whole genome shotgun sequence encodes the following:
- the LOC131598782 gene encoding uncharacterized protein LOC131598782; the encoded protein is MGKTKMSDSSKSDYEALRNARLSENKARLESLGILNSVSKLRQISTPTKKERPYTKRVYGLTPLRRSQRIKGVTEGTTTAAAALDNLPPRRSCRLTSSFSYAVTPKRDLGEEENRPANAPFIELNSKDVEHFLSAENSARRCNSKGRGSIYNPVLGICCHFCRQKKLCGEEDCKRCGDCDVNEPCLGKTDCSVCHSSQGVFCRACLKVRYGEEIEEVRENKEWMCPHCTEEKGINPYWICNSSICLRKRKMPPTGIAIHQAREMGYESVAHLLMEKLKGGN